The Parashewanella tropica genome window below encodes:
- a CDS encoding autotransporter assembly complex protein TamA gives MAFPTLGKGNDFIDVEISGVNSSLTKNIEAHLGPLPTSKTLRRAYIFNAESKIREAMESRGYYHSQIKTDIKKGIWKFHVQVAEGKPTLISNLDIHVTGEMQRDPDYLLWRSKIQLKTNQQLNHGTYEDVKSSLASLALDNGYFDATYTKSQILVDRKANTASISLYLDSGTRYYFGDIKFTGQTLTDEVMQKLIPFPKNTPYSSHWLSEFNKELSTTGYFSSIKVLPQLHHAKDYKVPLKVELSNKDKNIIELGLGADIGTSSERDIDPRIRVSWGMPQINKYGHSQFTTTEWSPERPKFLTTYMIPLTHPINDQLQLQVGLQQDKYGVVQDFDKDEKRFRTKNKLEATQYLFGVGRQRKFKSLWVLNYSVQTLASKYTQQNINYKPRYLLFNLAWSKTVKDEITPLDPEFGFRQSYSIEHANTALGSTISLTRIQAQFKWIFTPWDRHRFVSRVDLGVNIAKSADLPKIAPSLRYFAGGDQSIRGYGYQELGPYIDYTDSTGLHRQVIGGRYLAVASTEYQYYVTPTWRVATFVDAGNALDTSQLKPIISTGAGLHWISPIGPIRLDLATGLNKTNTVARSWRIHLTMGAEL, from the coding sequence GTGGCTTTCCCCACTTTGGGAAAAGGCAATGATTTTATTGACGTTGAAATATCAGGTGTAAATAGCTCACTGACAAAAAACATTGAAGCACATCTTGGTCCTCTACCAACCTCGAAGACATTACGCCGAGCATATATTTTTAATGCCGAAAGCAAAATACGTGAAGCCATGGAATCTCGTGGTTATTATCATTCACAAATAAAAACAGACATAAAAAAAGGAATATGGAAATTTCATGTTCAAGTTGCAGAGGGTAAACCTACTCTAATATCCAATTTAGATATCCACGTTACCGGAGAGATGCAACGAGATCCTGATTACCTACTTTGGCGTTCGAAAATACAATTAAAAACCAATCAACAACTCAACCACGGAACTTACGAAGACGTAAAATCTAGCTTAGCAAGTCTTGCATTAGACAACGGCTATTTTGATGCGACCTATACCAAGTCCCAAATATTAGTTGATCGCAAAGCCAATACTGCCAGCATCAGTTTGTATCTAGACTCAGGAACACGTTATTACTTTGGTGATATCAAGTTTACAGGGCAAACTTTAACTGATGAGGTTATGCAGAAGCTGATCCCTTTCCCTAAAAATACACCTTATTCCAGTCATTGGTTATCCGAATTTAACAAAGAATTGAGTACTACTGGATATTTTTCCAGTATCAAGGTGTTACCGCAACTGCATCATGCTAAAGATTATAAAGTACCATTAAAAGTTGAGCTCTCTAATAAAGATAAAAACATCATTGAACTTGGTTTAGGTGCAGACATAGGAACATCTAGTGAACGCGATATCGATCCTAGAATCCGTGTTTCATGGGGAATGCCACAAATTAATAAGTACGGACACTCTCAATTCACTACTACCGAATGGTCACCTGAGCGTCCTAAGTTTTTAACAACCTATATGATCCCCTTAACTCACCCTATTAACGACCAACTGCAACTGCAGGTTGGTTTGCAGCAGGACAAATATGGCGTTGTTCAAGACTTTGATAAAGATGAGAAACGCTTTAGAACAAAAAATAAATTGGAAGCAACACAGTATTTATTTGGTGTGGGACGTCAGCGTAAATTTAAGAGCCTTTGGGTTTTAAATTATTCGGTTCAGACCCTTGCCAGTAAATACACCCAACAAAACATAAACTACAAGCCAAGGTATCTCCTTTTCAATCTTGCTTGGTCAAAAACGGTCAAAGACGAAATTACTCCCCTAGATCCAGAGTTCGGATTTAGACAGTCATACAGTATTGAACATGCAAATACAGCATTAGGTTCAACAATCAGCCTTACTCGCATACAAGCTCAGTTCAAGTGGATATTCACGCCTTGGGATAGACATAGGTTTGTATCAAGAGTCGATTTAGGGGTTAACATTGCTAAAAGCGCAGACCTGCCCAAAATTGCCCCTTCTCTTCGCTACTTTGCTGGTGGAGATCAAAGTATCAGAGGCTATGGATATCAGGAGTTAGGTCCCTATATTGACTACACCGATTCTACTGGTCTTCATAGACAAGTCATAGGCGGACGATACTTGGCAGTAGCAAGCACAGAATACCAATACTATGTCACTCCAACTTGGCGTGTTGCCACCTTTGTTGATGCAGGTAATGCCTTAGATACCAGCCAATTAAAGCCTATTATTTCTACTGGTGCAGGATTACACTGGATTTCTCCTATCGGTCCAATACGCCTTGACCTCGCAACCGGTCTCAACAAAACCAATACCGTTGCCCGCTCTTGGCGAATTCACCTTACCATGGGGGCAGAGTTATGA
- a CDS encoding translocation/assembly module TamB domain-containing protein, translating into MNWKYVRHFFRGLIYIPTALFVIIALLVGTPLGSQITITALNGLLPQLKVSYQSGTLNKTIHIKKFSWIDNGVSVTADDILLTWRPHCFLQKQLCVNDIKATNTRVKIVTSTATSSKSPEIKNKPNANSDVFLLPFGIIAKHAEFNDILVDVDNQKYASKNLDFSAQWLESGMIITKLNSNQFSMSGVWGAEKSTEVNTNNNSAKDSEPITLPSVELPFQLTVHHSNLINSQLELDGKPINFKRINIDGFWRGKQLTLKQLQLSHNKITAALSGNLKFTDNYPLTLSVNAKLDNRSGELSSPLPWLTYLKDIHQQFLQAKLSKNLSSLNYSLKLSGDINSQAAGEVNLLQENLPFKTDIKKLQGRWKTAQGLIYADQTTITANGSINSVNLVAKGQFKTPFIPQINLDVNGHISRDDANFEHLIVKSSSGNIEAKGKISWNNQYVWDLDGNFAHFQLQNFGKRFSNKIPQIALNGMLVSNGKFQHSNWYIKVKDSDLAGSYNNSPFNIKGSVDFNSSYQLRSQGLSAEFLGNKLQLTKKSNDKLEGLLEVQQLSTLIPDLKGSINTQFTTSLNQQPKFDFDLQGQNIEYQDYQLESIKSSGSYFPLKNHFTDSLTQLTNLSIFKHKLRLIQIKTQADLNRQSSDITIHSALNARLKIDSHTTDTGWAFTLPTLDIFTAKTMWQLNKPISASWNSKRNQASISAFCLLKNGEGLCLNDEAIIGKSGHAQISYNGGIKEITKPYLPKHIELEGNAHLNSTIEWKQDQKPTGNFNLDLPSGKIRIYPHKDVPREFGYQSFSLTGNLNKQWLKLASSLKAKNLAHLDAKLNIGVQPEHNLNGLLDINNIELAPIAEFIPLFQKFDGKLTSKIKVSGTLKDPLFDGEAEVKDTEIALLENPTKIHGLNAKLLVKNRKVNIFSNWNMDEGTASLNGILDWQDQKLKGKLALKGKNLSVIKPPLAVLTVNPDIKIDIDGKQVAFSGKVDVPDGAITIAPLPKEGTPLSDDVVFVNQKKKSLSSNFLQLTTNLDVNVSDKVEIKGMGLSANLGGKISLRQKQQEKPLLFGSIKVLNGSYRFLGQTLNITDGNLEFVGPADNPNIYIVAVKNIQDEDLTVGVKMTGQARKPTVTLFSSPVKEQAEIVSYLFQGHSFFNDTTDNSNDALLLSAALTIGSHTGNNPISAIGNSAESVLNKLGIKNVQLNANDQGKVAVSGNIGDRLLVKYGYGVFNPGYELSLRFYLLSQLYLETVSSAVGQSLDIYYRFSFN; encoded by the coding sequence ATGAACTGGAAATACGTTCGACACTTCTTCCGTGGTTTAATTTATATCCCTACAGCATTATTCGTCATCATCGCTTTATTGGTAGGTACACCTTTAGGTAGCCAGATTACGATTACCGCATTGAACGGCCTACTCCCTCAATTGAAGGTTAGTTATCAAAGTGGAACCCTAAACAAAACGATTCATATCAAGAAGTTTTCTTGGATTGACAATGGTGTCTCAGTGACTGCTGACGATATTCTGCTAACTTGGCGTCCTCACTGTTTTTTACAAAAACAACTATGTGTTAATGATATAAAAGCAACTAACACAAGAGTTAAGATTGTTACATCCACTGCAACCAGTTCAAAGTCACCAGAAATAAAGAACAAACCCAACGCCAATTCTGATGTTTTTTTACTGCCTTTTGGGATCATTGCCAAGCATGCAGAGTTTAACGACATCCTTGTAGACGTTGATAACCAAAAATATGCCAGTAAAAACTTGGACTTTTCTGCTCAATGGCTAGAGTCAGGAATGATCATTACTAAATTAAACTCCAATCAATTCTCAATGTCTGGTGTCTGGGGGGCTGAGAAAAGTACTGAAGTTAATACAAATAACAATAGCGCTAAAGATTCTGAACCGATAACACTTCCTAGTGTTGAGTTGCCATTCCAACTCACCGTCCATCACTCCAATTTAATTAACTCTCAATTGGAGCTTGATGGTAAACCTATAAATTTTAAACGTATTAATATTGACGGTTTTTGGCGAGGTAAACAATTAACTCTCAAACAACTGCAACTATCTCATAACAAGATTACAGCCGCCTTATCTGGAAATTTGAAGTTTACTGATAATTACCCTCTTACCCTCAGTGTAAATGCTAAACTTGATAACCGATCAGGAGAGCTTTCTTCACCTTTACCTTGGCTGACTTATCTGAAAGATATTCATCAGCAATTCCTACAAGCCAAGCTATCAAAAAATTTATCATCACTAAACTATTCACTGAAGTTAAGTGGCGATATAAACAGCCAAGCTGCAGGAGAAGTAAACCTTTTGCAGGAAAACCTGCCTTTTAAAACAGACATTAAAAAATTACAGGGCAGATGGAAAACCGCACAAGGATTAATTTACGCAGATCAAACGACCATCACAGCCAATGGCAGCATTAATTCGGTTAATTTAGTAGCTAAAGGACAATTTAAGACGCCTTTTATTCCGCAAATTAACCTCGATGTTAATGGCCATATCTCTCGTGATGATGCTAATTTTGAGCATTTAATCGTTAAGTCGAGCTCAGGTAATATTGAAGCCAAGGGCAAAATTTCATGGAACAATCAATATGTTTGGGATTTAGATGGAAATTTTGCTCACTTTCAACTGCAAAACTTTGGTAAAAGATTCAGCAATAAAATACCTCAAATTGCTTTAAACGGAATGCTTGTGTCCAATGGAAAGTTTCAGCACAGTAATTGGTATATTAAAGTCAAAGATAGTGACCTTGCAGGCTCATATAACAATTCCCCTTTTAATATAAAAGGAAGTGTGGATTTTAATTCTTCCTATCAATTGAGAAGTCAGGGATTAAGTGCGGAGTTTTTGGGAAACAAATTACAACTTACTAAAAAAAGTAATGACAAGCTTGAAGGGTTACTAGAGGTACAACAGTTATCAACTCTAATTCCAGATCTAAAAGGCTCTATAAATACTCAATTCACAACCTCTCTTAACCAGCAACCTAAGTTTGATTTTGATTTACAAGGTCAGAATATTGAATATCAAGACTATCAACTAGAGTCCATTAAAAGTAGTGGCAGTTACTTTCCTCTTAAAAACCACTTCACTGATAGTTTGACTCAATTAACCAATCTCAGCATATTCAAACATAAACTACGGCTGATTCAGATCAAGACACAAGCCGATCTCAACAGGCAATCATCTGATATCACAATACATAGCGCACTTAATGCCCGTTTAAAAATAGATTCTCACACAACCGACACTGGCTGGGCTTTTACTTTACCTACACTTGATATCTTTACCGCTAAGACCATGTGGCAATTGAACAAACCTATCTCAGCAAGCTGGAACAGTAAGCGTAATCAAGCCAGTATAAGTGCCTTTTGTTTACTTAAGAATGGGGAAGGATTATGTTTGAATGATGAAGCAATCATAGGTAAATCTGGTCATGCCCAAATTAGCTATAACGGTGGTATAAAAGAAATTACTAAGCCCTATCTACCTAAACATATTGAATTAGAAGGCAATGCTCACCTAAATTCAACAATTGAATGGAAGCAAGACCAAAAACCCACCGGTAACTTTAACCTAGACCTTCCCTCAGGGAAAATACGCATCTATCCCCACAAAGATGTTCCAAGAGAATTTGGTTACCAATCTTTTTCCCTAACAGGTAATTTGAATAAACAATGGCTAAAACTGGCATCAAGTTTAAAAGCTAAAAATTTAGCTCACTTAGATGCAAAGCTAAACATTGGAGTTCAACCCGAGCATAATTTAAACGGTCTACTCGACATTAATAACATCGAACTCGCACCCATTGCTGAGTTCATACCTTTATTCCAAAAATTCGACGGTAAACTCACCAGTAAGATTAAAGTATCTGGCACACTTAAAGACCCTTTGTTTGATGGTGAGGCTGAGGTAAAAGATACTGAAATCGCTTTATTAGAAAACCCAACAAAAATTCATGGCTTAAATGCAAAACTCTTAGTAAAGAATAGAAAGGTTAACATATTTAGCAATTGGAATATGGATGAGGGAACGGCTTCACTTAATGGCATCTTAGATTGGCAAGATCAAAAACTAAAAGGAAAACTCGCACTTAAAGGAAAAAATCTCAGTGTCATCAAACCTCCATTAGCTGTTTTAACCGTAAACCCAGACATAAAAATTGATATTGATGGTAAACAAGTTGCCTTTTCAGGGAAAGTTGATGTTCCTGATGGTGCCATTACTATTGCCCCCTTACCTAAAGAAGGCACACCATTATCGGACGATGTTGTATTCGTGAACCAAAAGAAAAAAAGCCTCAGTTCGAACTTTTTACAACTTACCACTAACCTAGATGTCAATGTCAGTGACAAAGTAGAAATTAAAGGAATGGGACTGTCTGCCAATTTAGGTGGCAAAATAAGCTTACGTCAGAAACAGCAAGAAAAACCGTTATTATTTGGTTCAATCAAAGTCTTGAATGGTAGCTATCGCTTTTTAGGACAAACTCTAAATATTACTGATGGAAATCTAGAATTTGTTGGGCCTGCGGATAATCCTAATATCTATATTGTTGCAGTAAAAAACATTCAAGATGAAGATCTTACTGTTGGTGTAAAAATGACGGGGCAAGCAAGAAAGCCAACAGTAACGCTATTCTCTAGTCCTGTTAAAGAGCAAGCCGAAATCGTGTCATATTTATTTCAAGGACACAGTTTCTTTAACGATACTACCGATAACTCTAACGATGCGCTCCTACTAAGTGCAGCTCTTACTATAGGTTCACACACTGGCAATAACCCTATCAGTGCTATTGGGAATTCTGCTGAAAGTGTTTTAAATAAACTTGGAATAAAAAACGTGCAACTCAACGCCAACGATCAAGGTAAGGTTGCTGTAAGTGGCAATATTGGTGACAGATTATTGGTTAAGTATGGCTATGGTGTATTCAACCCTGGTTATGAGCTAAGTTTACGCTTTTATCTACTATCACAGCTTTATTTAGAAACCGTATCCAGCGCTGTCGGCCAATCACTTGATATCTATTACCGATTTAGTTTTAACTAA
- the rplY gene encoding 50S ribosomal protein L25, which translates to MSYTLNAEIRTEVGKGSSRRLRRAGKLPAVVYGKGKEPMSIVLEHKDIINIQLNDDFYTTDLTVVVDGKEVKVRAQAMQRHAFKPMVEHIDFVYA; encoded by the coding sequence ATGTCTTACACTTTAAATGCTGAAATCCGCACAGAAGTGGGGAAAGGTTCGAGCCGCCGCCTACGTCGTGCTGGTAAACTTCCTGCAGTTGTATATGGCAAAGGCAAAGAGCCTATGTCAATCGTTCTTGAGCACAAAGATATCATCAACATTCAACTTAATGATGACTTCTATACGACTGACCTAACTGTTGTTGTAGACGGTAAAGAAGTTAAAGTTCGTGCACAAGCTATGCAACGCCACGCGTTCAAGCCAATGGTTGAGCACATCGACTTCGTTTACGCTTAA
- a CDS encoding prolyl oligopeptidase family serine peptidase, protein MNKKLQPFALASTLAMIGSVHAHEDKFQWLEDVHGKKPMQWVSQKNENSAKQIKAYPKFDELVENSLAIYNSKHRIAYASKRGDYLYNFWKDENHVRGIYRRTTMEEYLKENPKWETVLDIDALGKKEGVNWVYKGMRCHYPENVRCLVSLSRGGADAVEIREFDLSTKSFVPKSEKPFFLPEAKSNLAWIDKDTLFVGTDFGDGKSMTDSGYPRVVKLWKRGQSLSEAKTVYVGDKKSVSIGGYVAFDDKTPLPIVYDSTTFYTRDYKVYQNGKLVDLPLPKDADISGYFKGNLFVELKSELKSNGKTFKQGSIVFTPVEKLIAQQPQFTTLVEPTKTSSISGISFTKNSIFINWLDNVKSKLVRYQQSSNGKWQQSLVPFPENGAISVLNVQRDSDEFFVNYTSFLEPSTLYHVDENTLTLSKLKGMPQQFAANKFKSKQFFATSKDGTQIPYFVVMSKDIKLNGKNPTLLYGYGGFEISLRPSYSALTGKNWLEQGGVYVLANIRGGGEYGPAWHQAALKSNRHKAYEDFEAIAEDLIARKVTSSRHLGIQGGSNGGLLVGAAFTRRPDLYNAVVCQVPLLDMKRFNKLLAGASWMGEYGNPDVAAEWNYIKTYSPYHNLNKNKQYPKVFFTTSTRDDRVHPAHARKMVAKMEDMGFDVLYYENIEGGHAGAADNNQAAELRALTYAYLMQQLR, encoded by the coding sequence ATGAATAAAAAACTCCAGCCATTCGCTCTTGCGAGTACATTGGCAATGATTGGCTCCGTTCATGCACATGAAGATAAATTCCAATGGCTTGAGGATGTGCATGGCAAAAAGCCAATGCAGTGGGTAAGCCAAAAAAATGAAAATTCAGCTAAACAAATCAAAGCATATCCCAAATTTGATGAGCTGGTTGAAAACAGCTTAGCGATTTATAACTCCAAACATCGAATTGCTTATGCAAGTAAGCGTGGCGATTATCTATATAATTTTTGGAAAGATGAGAACCATGTTCGTGGTATCTACCGTAGGACCACAATGGAAGAATATCTAAAAGAAAATCCAAAATGGGAAACTGTTCTAGATATTGATGCTTTAGGTAAAAAGGAAGGCGTTAACTGGGTTTATAAGGGGATGCGTTGTCATTATCCTGAAAATGTAAGGTGTTTAGTGAGTCTTTCCCGTGGTGGCGCCGATGCAGTCGAAATCCGTGAGTTTGATCTTTCGACAAAATCATTTGTTCCAAAGTCTGAAAAACCTTTCTTTTTGCCAGAAGCAAAATCCAATTTAGCTTGGATTGATAAAGACACTTTATTTGTCGGCACGGACTTTGGCGATGGTAAGAGTATGACCGACTCTGGCTACCCAAGAGTCGTAAAGCTTTGGAAGCGTGGGCAGTCTTTGTCTGAAGCTAAAACAGTCTATGTTGGCGATAAAAAGTCGGTATCTATCGGTGGGTATGTTGCTTTTGACGATAAAACACCGCTACCGATTGTATATGACAGCACAACGTTTTATACCCGTGACTATAAAGTGTATCAAAACGGAAAATTAGTTGATTTACCTTTGCCAAAAGATGCTGATATTTCTGGCTACTTTAAAGGTAACTTGTTCGTTGAGCTAAAGTCAGAATTAAAATCGAATGGTAAAACCTTTAAGCAAGGCTCGATCGTTTTTACCCCAGTAGAGAAACTTATTGCTCAACAACCGCAATTTACTACACTTGTTGAGCCCACTAAAACTAGTTCGATTTCGGGCATCAGTTTTACCAAAAACTCAATTTTCATTAATTGGTTAGATAATGTAAAAAGTAAGCTTGTTCGTTACCAACAAAGCTCAAATGGTAAGTGGCAACAATCATTAGTACCGTTCCCAGAAAATGGCGCAATTAGTGTTTTGAACGTTCAGCGTGATAGTGATGAGTTCTTTGTAAATTATACGAGTTTTCTCGAACCATCAACGTTATATCACGTTGATGAAAACACGCTTACGCTTTCAAAATTAAAAGGAATGCCACAACAGTTTGCTGCTAACAAGTTTAAAAGTAAGCAATTTTTTGCGACCTCTAAAGATGGCACTCAAATTCCGTATTTTGTGGTGATGTCTAAAGACATCAAGCTGAATGGCAAAAATCCAACTTTACTTTATGGTTATGGCGGTTTTGAAATTTCACTTCGACCATCTTATTCTGCACTTACCGGTAAAAACTGGCTAGAGCAAGGTGGCGTTTATGTGCTTGCCAATATTCGTGGTGGTGGCGAGTATGGGCCCGCATGGCATCAAGCTGCACTTAAAAGTAATCGCCATAAAGCTTATGAAGATTTTGAAGCCATTGCTGAAGACCTGATTGCTCGTAAAGTTACGTCAAGCCGTCACCTAGGAATTCAAGGTGGTAGTAATGGTGGGCTTTTAGTTGGTGCAGCATTTACTCGTCGTCCAGATCTATATAATGCGGTAGTTTGCCAAGTGCCGCTATTAGATATGAAACGCTTCAATAAGTTACTTGCTGGTGCTAGCTGGATGGGGGAGTACGGTAACCCTGATGTTGCAGCTGAATGGAATTACATTAAAACCTATTCTCCATATCATAATTTGAATAAAAATAAGCAATATCCAAAAGTATTCTTTACCACTTCTACTCGTGATGACCGCGTACATCCGGCTCATGCTCGTAAAATGGTAGCTAAGATGGAAGATATGGGATTTGACGTCTTATATTATGAGAATATTGAAGGTGGTCATGCTGGTGCAGCGGATAACAACCAAGCTGCTGAATTAAGGGCATTAACTTACGCCTATTTGATGCAACAATTGCGTTAA